The sequence CGAGAGCTCGAGCCCGGTTGCCAGCTCCTCCATCTGCTGCTGAGAGAATGAGGCAAGGCTGCCAAAAGAAACATAAATAACCGATCCATCCGGTTTAGTATCCAACCAGCTTAAACAAGACGAATCTGCAGGAAGAAGGCTGCCCGAATTCGATTTCGTCTCAGATTGATGAAATAATCCGAGGGGCAGGAAATTTGGGTACAAACCATAAGCTGCAGGTTCGAGCTCATAACAAGAGTTGCATATCAACCACTTTACTTGATTAGCTGCTCTAAATTCCATTACAATTTCAAATGATTTCTTTCGAATTTTCTCGTCGCTGGAAGAGCTCCAAGGTAGTTCGTTTTTTCTCCATGGGGGTATATCATCTGACAGCCTAATCATCTTAACAATAagttattatttatttcttttaatttcaaatatttaattcattttatttattttaatttttcatgtcttaacaataagttattatttattattgcaATGTTAGGTTGTTGATTTAATCATACAAGAGATGAATAATCGTTTTTCTGAAGCTAGCACCGATCTACTAAGATGCATGGCATGTCTTGATCCAAGAGATTCTTTCTCCCAATTCGATATTAATCAACTCATGCATTTTACTACTTGGTATCCTGAAGACTTCTCCGCAggtgattatttattattttttacaataattTCATAATATCTTTATTAATGTGAAATATTTAACAGGTGATTGTTTATGTCTTCCACAACAACTCCGTAATTTCATAGTACTTGTGCGGCATCATCCTCGCTTTTCTACGATCACTGATTTGGGAAGTTTTGCTCAAGAAATGGTTAAAAGTGgcaatcatttaatttttcaatgtgTTTATCGTATGATTGAGTTGACATTGGTTTTACCTGTAGCTACTGCTTCTGTTGAGAGAGCATTTTCTGCAATGAAGCTCGTCAAAAGTGATTTGCGAAATCGTATGCAAGACGAGTGGATGAATGACAGTTTGATCGTGTACATTGAAAAGGATATTTTCTCAACAATTGATAATGAGAAGATATTGCAACATTTTCAGTCGATGCGTACACGTCGCAATCAATTgtcatcactttctcaaacagaaACAACTAGTTCACCAAGTATTTATTCTTaggttatttgtaatgtattgaactTTTATAGCTATGTTATTTCAAATGTAttagaactatattatctatgaaaatattgttttttattaatattattattataaaaatgtctaaaatgtactgAATGTCCCCAAAAATTTTttccgggggctaccgcccccgaacccccgttgaagttcagcccccccccaaaaaaaatcctggGTCCGTCCCTGCATGTGGtaatatatagaatatttttgtAGTGTGCAAAATTAGAAGTTGACCAAATTAATTAGTTGATAATTGAGAGGCTTTTATCCGTAACTAATAATAACGCAAGTGAAGTATAGATGATATACCGTGAGTGTCGACGATTCCACCTTCCAGAAGCTTCGGACTTTGAAGGATGATGGCAGTATCCGCCATTGAAACTACTGAGAAACCAACTGGTTCGATTCCCATCTTCTGCGCAATCTCCACAATCCAGCCTAATGCAAGATCAACGATGATGCAGCTGATTTTCTGATCCGGATTCGAATTATTGATGCTCTCAATCA comes from Salvia miltiorrhiza cultivar Shanhuang (shh) chromosome 3, IMPLAD_Smil_shh, whole genome shotgun sequence and encodes:
- the LOC131017983 gene encoding uncharacterized protein LOC131017983, coding for MNNRFSEASTDLLRCMACLDPRDSFSQFDINQLMHFTTWYPEDFSAGDCLCLPQQLRNFIVLVRHHPRFSTITDLGSFAQEMVKSGNHLIFQCVYRMIELTLVLPVATASVERAFSAMKLVKSDLRNRMQDEWMNDSLIVYIEKDIFSTIDNEKILQHFQSMRTRRNQLSSLSQTETTSSPSIYS